A genomic window from Dama dama isolate Ldn47 chromosome 6, ASM3311817v1, whole genome shotgun sequence includes:
- the LOC133058489 gene encoding peptidyl-prolyl cis-trans isomerase NIMA-interacting 4-like, whose amino-acid sequence MPPKGKSGSGKGGKGKAASGSESSEKKAQGPKGGGSAVKVRHILCEKHGKILEAMEKLKSGMKFNEVAAQYSEDKARQGGDLGWMTRGSMVGPFQEAAFALPISVLDKAVFIDPPVKTKFGYHIIMVEGRK is encoded by the coding sequence ATGCCACCGAAAGGAAAAAGCGGTTCTggaaaagggggaaaaggaaaagcagCTTCTGGGAGTGAGAGTTCTGAGAAGAAGGCTCAGGGTCCCAAAGGTGGTGGCAGTGCAGTAAAGGTTAGACACAttctgtgtgaaaaacatggaaaaatcTTGGAAGCCATGGAAAAGTTAAAGTCTGGAATGAAATTCAATGAAGTGGCTGCACAATATAGTGAAGATAAAGCCAGGCAAGGGGGTGACTTGGGTTGGATGACCAGAGGGTCCATGGTGGGACCATTTCAAGAAGCAGCATTCGCCTTGCCTATAAGTGTGCTGGATAAGGCTGTGTTTATAGACCCTCCAGTAAAGACAAAATTTGGGTATCATATTATAATGGttgaagggagaaaataa